A single genomic interval of Legionella israelensis harbors:
- a CDS encoding NADH-quinone oxidoreductase subunit K has translation MSLLIIMTGLLTSLASYLLMSRQLGRWLYGLILFSSIINITILLSGRVYLSQPAFIDDKTTSQSINPLPQAMVLTSIVIAFAVIIFSLILLHLFYKNHHRFQFNTSRKRGESKNKRGMHE, from the coding sequence ATGAGTTTACTGATTATCATGACAGGGCTGCTTACTTCTCTGGCCTCATATTTGTTAATGAGCAGACAACTTGGTCGTTGGCTTTATGGCTTAATTCTTTTTTCCTCAATCATTAACATCACTATCCTGTTATCTGGACGTGTATATTTATCTCAACCGGCATTTATCGATGATAAAACGACTTCGCAAAGCATAAATCCTTTACCTCAGGCCATGGTTCTTACGTCTATTGTCATTGCTTTTGCGGTGATTATTTTCTCTCTGATACTCCTTCATTTATTTTATAAAAACCACCATCGTTTTCAGTTCAATACATCTAGAAAGAGAGGCGAATCCAAGAATAAAAGAGGCATGCATGAATAA